One Rossellomorea aquimaris DNA window includes the following coding sequences:
- a CDS encoding ASCH domain-containing protein, translated as MTNQQLPPKTCTIDRLVTKTEDVEKVIKGEKTATRRNGRYADIGEIMELQGKKYIVESVYSQSLGELTDDHAKQEGFNTVEEYKESILSYHPGMPWHPSMKVWVHEFTLVNE; from the coding sequence ATGACAAATCAACAACTACCGCCAAAAACGTGTACGATCGACCGTCTGGTTACTAAAACTGAGGACGTCGAGAAAGTGATTAAGGGTGAGAAAACGGCGACCCGCAGAAACGGACGATACGCTGACATTGGAGAAATCATGGAGCTTCAAGGAAAGAAATACATAGTAGAAAGCGTCTACTCCCAATCACTTGGTGAGCTGACAGATGATCATGCCAAGCAGGAAGGGTTTAATACTGTGGAGGAATATAAAGAATCGATTCTCTCTTATCACCCAGGAATGCCATGGCACCCGAGCATGAAAGTATGGGTGCACGAATTCACATTAGTGAACGAGTAG
- a CDS encoding catalase, whose product MGDDRRTKVNEKSKDEQLEQYRVEDEGKHLTTNQGLKVSEDEFSLKAGERGPTLMEDFHFREKMTHFDHERIPERIVHARGFAAHGEFELYDSMKEFTRAKFLQDTSTKTPVFVRFSTVAGSKGSAEAVRDARGFATKFYTEEGNYDLVGNNIPVFFIQDAIKFPDLVHALKPEPHNEMPQAASAHDTFWDFVANNQESAHMVMWAMSDRAIPRSLRMMEGFGVHTFRLVNEEGKAHFVKFHWKPVLGTHSLVWDEAQKINGKDPDFHRRDLYESIENGDYPEYELGVQLIKEEDEFNFDFDVLDPTKLWPEEEVPVKIVGKMTLNRNVDNVFAETEQAAFHPGSVVPGIDFSNDPLLQGRLFSYTDTQLIRLGGPNFHELPINRPVCPFHNNQRDGYGRHTINKGQVSYHNNSLAKNTPAPASQEEGGYTHYQEKMEGRKVRSRSESFKDHFSQATLFWNSMSEPEKEHIIQAFSFELGKVKSKSVQKQVVDMFANVSMELAKGFAEAINVEVPSGEGSKVTKSSPALSQENTIKKPATRKVGVIVGNGFKGEEVKMVLSALKEDGIQPEIISDKLGMRKGDDGTELEVDHTFLTGESVLFDSLYVVGGENVDKKFSQDTTYFVKEAYSHFKPIGATHEGTHWLEKAGVSGSGVVTGEDMKSFAKEFTKAIAAHRHWDRELV is encoded by the coding sequence ATGGGAGACGATCGTCGTACGAAAGTGAATGAGAAAAGCAAGGATGAACAGCTTGAACAGTATCGCGTAGAGGACGAAGGTAAGCATCTTACAACCAATCAAGGATTGAAGGTATCAGAAGATGAATTTTCCTTGAAAGCCGGAGAACGGGGACCTACCTTAATGGAGGATTTCCACTTCCGTGAGAAGATGACTCACTTTGACCATGAGCGTATACCGGAGAGGATTGTTCATGCCCGGGGGTTTGCGGCACATGGAGAGTTCGAACTCTATGATTCCATGAAAGAATTTACTCGTGCTAAATTTCTTCAGGATACATCAACGAAAACCCCTGTATTTGTACGCTTTTCTACTGTGGCTGGATCCAAGGGTTCTGCTGAGGCCGTGCGTGATGCAAGGGGATTTGCTACGAAATTTTATACGGAAGAAGGCAATTATGATCTCGTCGGAAACAATATTCCTGTGTTTTTCATTCAAGATGCGATTAAATTCCCGGATCTTGTTCATGCCCTTAAACCGGAACCTCATAATGAAATGCCTCAGGCAGCTTCTGCCCATGATACGTTTTGGGATTTTGTAGCGAATAACCAGGAGTCCGCTCATATGGTCATGTGGGCAATGTCCGATCGGGCCATTCCACGCAGTCTCCGTATGATGGAAGGATTCGGTGTTCATACATTCCGACTGGTGAACGAGGAGGGTAAAGCCCATTTTGTGAAGTTCCACTGGAAGCCGGTATTGGGTACTCACTCTCTCGTTTGGGATGAGGCTCAGAAGATCAACGGGAAAGACCCGGATTTCCACCGCCGTGATTTGTATGAATCCATCGAAAATGGCGATTATCCAGAGTACGAGCTGGGAGTTCAGCTCATTAAGGAAGAAGATGAGTTTAACTTTGACTTTGACGTTCTTGATCCTACCAAGCTATGGCCTGAAGAAGAAGTTCCTGTGAAAATCGTTGGGAAAATGACCCTTAATCGCAATGTGGACAATGTGTTTGCAGAAACGGAGCAAGCAGCTTTCCATCCTGGTTCCGTTGTTCCCGGGATCGATTTCTCAAATGATCCGTTATTACAAGGACGCTTATTCTCCTACACTGATACACAATTGATCCGCCTTGGAGGACCTAACTTCCATGAGCTTCCTATTAACCGACCGGTGTGCCCATTCCACAATAATCAGCGTGATGGATACGGCCGTCATACAATAAACAAGGGCCAGGTGAGCTACCATAACAACTCACTCGCTAAAAATACACCAGCTCCTGCGAGTCAGGAAGAAGGAGGCTACACTCACTATCAGGAGAAAATGGAAGGGCGTAAAGTCCGTTCAAGAAGTGAAAGCTTCAAAGATCACTTCTCGCAAGCTACTCTTTTCTGGAACAGCATGAGTGAACCTGAGAAAGAGCATATCATCCAAGCCTTCAGTTTCGAGCTTGGAAAAGTGAAGAGCAAATCTGTTCAGAAGCAGGTCGTCGATATGTTTGCAAACGTAAGCATGGAGCTCGCAAAAGGATTTGCCGAAGCGATTAATGTGGAAGTCCCTAGTGGTGAAGGATCGAAGGTAACCAAATCTTCTCCAGCCTTAAGTCAGGAAAATACGATTAAGAAGCCTGCTACTCGTAAAGTAGGGGTCATCGTAGGAAACGGCTTTAAGGGGGAAGAAGTGAAAATGGTTCTATCGGCTCTTAAAGAAGATGGCATCCAGCCGGAAATCATCAGTGACAAGCTGGGGATGAGAAAAGGTGATGACGGTACGGAGCTTGAAGTGGACCATACCTTCTTAACAGGGGAATCTGTATTATTTGATAGCCTTTACGTAGTAGGCGGAGAGAATGTAGATAAAAAGTTCTCTCAAGATACAACCTACTTTGTCAAAGAGGCGTATTCTCACTTCAAACCAATCGGTGCCACTCATGAAGGGACACACTGGCTGGAAAAAGCAGGTGTCAGCGGCTCTGGAGTGGTAACCGGGGAGGACATGAAGTCATTTGCGAAAGAATTTACAAAAGCTATCGCAGCACATCGTCATTGGGATCGCGAATTAGTATAA
- a CDS encoding FMN-dependent NADH-azoreductase: protein MAQVLYITAHPHDDTLSYSMAVAKAFMDTYKEVNPDDEVVHIDLYREHIPHIDADVFSGWGKLQSGKGFEELSSEEKSKVNRLNELSEQFISADKYVFVTPLWNFSFPPVMKAYIDSVAVAGKSFKYTEQGPVGLLTDKKAIHIQARGGIYSEGPAAGMEMGHRYLDIIMQFFGVPSFEGVFVEGHAAMPDKAQEIKENAIARAKDAAHTF, encoded by the coding sequence ATGGCACAAGTATTATATATTACAGCTCATCCCCATGATGATACATTATCGTACAGCATGGCGGTGGCGAAAGCATTTATGGATACGTATAAAGAAGTGAACCCTGACGATGAAGTGGTTCACATTGATCTGTACCGTGAGCATATTCCCCATATTGACGCTGATGTGTTTAGTGGATGGGGGAAGCTTCAATCGGGAAAAGGGTTTGAGGAGCTTTCATCGGAAGAAAAGTCGAAAGTGAATCGCCTCAATGAATTATCAGAACAGTTTATTTCTGCTGATAAATATGTGTTCGTTACACCATTATGGAACTTCTCATTCCCACCGGTGATGAAAGCGTATATTGACTCTGTGGCAGTTGCCGGTAAGTCGTTTAAGTATACAGAGCAGGGACCGGTCGGATTACTGACAGACAAGAAAGCTATCCATATCCAGGCACGAGGTGGCATTTACTCAGAGGGACCTGCAGCCGGCATGGAAATGGGGCATCGTTACCTGGACATCATCATGCAATTTTTCGGCGTACCTTCCTTCGAGGGGGTATTTGTGGAGGGTCATGCGGCGATGCCTGATAAAGCCCAAGAGATCAAAGAGAATGCCATTGCAAGAGCGAAGGATGCTGCTCATACATTTTAA
- a CDS encoding ectonucleotide pyrophosphatase/phosphodiesterase: MMTRLTDHLIVISFDCLSALDYPILKGLPHFQELLAHGSFCKNVETIYPSVTYPCHATIVTGKHPNRHGIVNNTLIQPGRVSPDWYWHRRHVKSTTLYDEAKKADMTTAALLWPVTAKADIDYNMPEIFANRPWHNQILVSLFNGSPLYQLHMNRLFGHIRKGLNQPELDDFVLESTVETINKKPNLLLVHFTDLDTQRHYHGFTSEEAHAAIHRHDARLGRIIKALKDNGIYEESTIVALGDHSALDESKAIQLNVLLKENGLITVNDHGKVIDWKAYCKGCDGSAYVYVKDSETNQAVQTLLEQLQVDHSNGIEEILTGEEAGRKGADECCTFMLEARTGFYFKDTLKGSFIHTITPEDVKEKRYTYGSHGYSPKKEDYSTIFMACGKGIRSNVEIPFMHLVDEGPTLARLLGLSLGATDGKVIEEFLDI, translated from the coding sequence ATTATGACCCGACTTACAGATCACCTGATTGTCATATCTTTCGACTGTTTATCTGCTTTGGATTACCCCATTCTAAAAGGTCTTCCTCACTTTCAAGAACTGCTTGCCCATGGGTCCTTTTGCAAAAATGTCGAGACCATTTATCCTTCTGTGACATATCCCTGTCACGCCACCATTGTCACCGGTAAGCATCCTAATCGTCACGGTATTGTGAATAATACACTCATTCAGCCTGGCCGGGTTTCTCCGGATTGGTATTGGCATCGACGACATGTCAAGAGTACCACTTTGTATGACGAAGCCAAGAAAGCAGATATGACCACAGCCGCTCTGCTCTGGCCAGTGACTGCGAAAGCGGACATTGATTACAACATGCCCGAGATCTTCGCGAATCGGCCATGGCATAATCAAATCCTTGTTTCCCTTTTCAATGGAAGTCCTCTCTACCAATTACACATGAATCGTCTCTTTGGCCACATACGGAAAGGCCTGAATCAACCTGAGCTTGATGATTTCGTTCTGGAATCCACCGTTGAAACGATCAATAAGAAGCCGAACCTATTGCTTGTGCACTTTACGGATCTTGATACACAGCGTCATTACCATGGGTTTACTTCAGAAGAAGCACATGCGGCCATCCATCGCCATGATGCCCGGTTGGGAAGAATCATAAAAGCCTTGAAGGATAACGGTATCTATGAAGAGTCTACTATTGTCGCTCTTGGTGATCATAGTGCATTGGATGAATCAAAGGCTATTCAGCTAAACGTTCTTTTAAAGGAAAATGGATTGATCACAGTGAATGACCATGGAAAAGTCATCGACTGGAAAGCATACTGCAAAGGATGTGATGGCTCGGCCTATGTATATGTGAAGGATTCTGAAACGAATCAAGCAGTTCAAACCCTATTGGAGCAATTGCAGGTAGATCATTCCAATGGAATTGAAGAGATACTCACTGGTGAAGAAGCCGGAAGAAAAGGTGCCGATGAATGTTGTACCTTTATGCTCGAAGCACGAACCGGTTTTTATTTTAAAGATACTCTTAAAGGATCTTTCATTCATACCATCACCCCGGAAGATGTAAAGGAAAAGCGTTATACGTATGGGTCTCACGGATATTCTCCTAAAAAAGAAGACTACTCCACCATCTTCATGGCTTGCGGGAAAGGGATCCGGTCAAATGTTGAAATTCCGTTTATGCATTTAGTAGATGAAGGTCCGACACTAGCACGCCTGCTCGGCCTTAGTCTGGGGGCAACTGATGGAAAAGTGATCGAAGAATTTCTGGATATATAA
- a CDS encoding MFS transporter, with protein sequence MKRFSKEESSWIFYDWANSAYSIIISTAVFPLFYKAAATNAGVSAANSTAYLGYTIAIATFILAMIGPILGTIADYEGYKKKFFTFFFALGVTFTALLAFVPSDQWLLLLIFYTVAAVGSAGSNVFYDAFLTDVTTEERMNRVSSRGFGFGYIGSTIPFIISIAIIILSQNGVLPFSVTIASKIAFIITALWWGLFTIPLIKNVHQRYFIEREKNPVANSFKRLGRTMKEIRKYRALFLFLLAYFFYIDGVGTIITMSTAYGTDLGITSTNLLIILFVTQVVAGPFAILYGRLAERFTGKKMLYVGIFVYIIVCIYAYFLETTMDFWILAMLVASSQGGIQALSRAYFAKLIPKKNANEFFGFYNIFGKFASILGPLLVAVTAQVTGESNSGVFSLVVLFIIGLVILAFVPDPKGNEIEKPTIV encoded by the coding sequence ATGAAGCGTTTTTCAAAAGAAGAAAGCAGCTGGATCTTTTATGACTGGGCAAACTCAGCCTATTCCATTATAATTTCAACCGCAGTCTTTCCGCTTTTCTATAAGGCTGCCGCTACTAACGCAGGGGTCAGTGCCGCTAATTCCACTGCTTATTTAGGGTACACCATTGCGATTGCCACCTTTATCCTGGCTATGATTGGTCCGATTCTCGGAACGATTGCCGATTATGAAGGCTACAAGAAGAAATTTTTCACCTTCTTCTTTGCCCTCGGTGTTACATTTACTGCCCTGCTTGCTTTCGTTCCAAGCGATCAGTGGCTGCTCCTTTTAATTTTTTATACAGTGGCAGCGGTCGGTTCAGCTGGTTCAAATGTCTTCTATGATGCTTTTTTAACCGACGTAACGACGGAAGAGCGAATGAACAGGGTGTCATCCCGTGGATTTGGATTCGGGTACATCGGGAGCACGATTCCGTTTATCATAAGCATCGCCATCATCATATTATCTCAAAATGGCGTACTCCCTTTCTCCGTTACCATCGCCAGTAAAATCGCGTTCATCATTACTGCTTTATGGTGGGGACTCTTTACCATCCCCTTAATAAAAAATGTCCATCAGCGCTACTTTATTGAGCGTGAAAAGAACCCCGTTGCCAATAGCTTTAAACGTCTCGGTAGAACGATGAAAGAAATCAGGAAATATCGTGCACTATTTTTGTTTCTTCTTGCTTATTTCTTTTATATCGACGGAGTCGGCACCATCATTACAATGTCCACTGCCTACGGAACAGATCTCGGGATCACATCCACTAATCTCTTGATCATCCTGTTTGTTACTCAGGTGGTGGCTGGACCTTTTGCTATTCTTTACGGGAGGCTGGCAGAGAGGTTCACGGGGAAAAAGATGTTGTATGTAGGGATTTTCGTTTATATCATCGTATGCATTTACGCTTACTTCTTAGAGACCACAATGGACTTCTGGATCCTCGCTATGCTCGTTGCTTCTTCTCAAGGCGGCATTCAGGCATTGAGCCGGGCATACTTTGCAAAATTAATCCCTAAGAAGAACGCCAACGAATTCTTCGGTTTTTACAATATCTTCGGTAAATTCGCCTCGATCCTCGGACCATTGTTAGTGGCCGTCACCGCCCAAGTGACAGGTGAATCCAATAGCGGCGTATTCAGTCTCGTCGTCCTCTTTATCATAGGACTTGTGATTCTTGCCTTCGTCCCTGATCCGAAAGGAAATGAGATTGAGAAGCCTACAATTGTATAA
- a CDS encoding DUF3189 family protein: MIYIYNDFGGTHTTSLAASYHLHILKPSNSPLTKNVILNIPYFNQLTKKDAGQILFRGVDVENNPVYTIGRRSSKNVVPALTDLSTILLRRYGEREKIIISNTSPTVPPLMTAGGFLSRELGIDWIGVPLLVKGAQQCHNLIYHLVEETKQVAKASHEQVVVLENEKYQYKIGKKHIFWNK; this comes from the coding sequence ATGATTTATATTTACAATGACTTTGGCGGGACTCATACAACATCTCTTGCAGCATCATATCACCTGCATATTCTAAAGCCTTCAAACAGCCCATTAACTAAGAACGTCATCCTCAATATTCCTTACTTTAACCAGCTGACGAAAAAAGACGCCGGACAAATCCTTTTTCGCGGGGTGGACGTAGAAAATAACCCCGTGTATACGATAGGAAGGAGGTCATCAAAGAATGTCGTACCAGCACTAACTGATTTGAGTACCATCCTGCTTAGAAGATATGGAGAAAGGGAGAAAATCATCATTTCCAACACCTCGCCGACTGTTCCTCCCCTCATGACAGCCGGGGGGTTCTTGTCCAGGGAGCTTGGAATCGATTGGATAGGTGTTCCCCTTCTCGTGAAAGGGGCACAGCAATGCCACAATCTCATCTATCATCTCGTTGAGGAAACGAAACAAGTGGCCAAAGCTTCCCATGAGCAGGTAGTTGTGTTGGAAAATGAAAAATATCAATATAAAATTGGAAAAAAACATATATTCTGGAATAAATAA
- a CDS encoding DMT family transporter codes for MKKWQTYLILVFIMLIWGFNVPALKVLVSEFTPVTITSLRIFTAGITVFIVLGIMRKIRKPTAKEFLFIILGGLLNVVSHHYFLSVGLTGTSSTNGGLILGTGPLLTALMATIILRNRPTVIKILGFLSGSFGVAIIVLSGGEGLGGLKTGDLFIFISIFSQAISFIIISRAAKTLDPRLLTGYMMVFGSIVLFAISLVTEPGALKELGNSSGSIWLLFFASAILATAVGHMIYNHSIGKIGAAETSIFLNLNTFFSLVGAAIFLNETVTIYHLIGLVFIVLGVICGSGTLEEIVIRRKQKRFLKEKQRHQM; via the coding sequence GTGAAAAAGTGGCAAACGTATCTGATACTCGTGTTCATCATGTTGATTTGGGGCTTTAATGTTCCTGCACTAAAGGTTTTGGTGAGTGAATTTACGCCTGTAACGATTACATCTCTCCGCATCTTCACAGCAGGGATTACGGTATTTATCGTTCTTGGTATCATGAGGAAAATAAGAAAACCAACGGCTAAAGAGTTCTTGTTCATTATCTTGGGTGGCTTGTTGAATGTGGTCAGTCATCATTACTTCTTATCGGTTGGTTTAACAGGCACGTCATCAACAAACGGTGGCCTCATATTGGGAACCGGTCCGTTGTTGACGGCTTTAATGGCAACCATCATCCTGCGAAACCGGCCTACAGTGATTAAAATCCTCGGGTTTCTGTCTGGTAGTTTCGGGGTTGCGATCATTGTGTTGTCAGGCGGAGAGGGATTAGGCGGACTTAAGACCGGAGATCTGTTTATCTTTATCTCCATCTTTTCTCAGGCCATAAGCTTCATCATCATCAGTCGGGCCGCCAAAACTCTGGACCCCCGATTACTTACGGGTTATATGATGGTGTTCGGATCCATTGTCTTATTTGCCATTAGTCTGGTGACAGAGCCGGGAGCACTGAAGGAGTTAGGAAATTCCTCAGGCTCGATTTGGCTTCTATTCTTTGCTTCTGCCATTTTAGCAACGGCAGTAGGGCACATGATTTACAACCATTCAATCGGGAAAATTGGAGCCGCTGAAACATCGATTTTTCTGAATCTCAATACCTTTTTCTCCCTCGTAGGAGCAGCCATTTTTCTTAATGAAACCGTGACGATTTATCACCTGATCGGATTGGTGTTCATCGTCCTTGGAGTAATATGCGGATCCGGTACGCTTGAAGAAATCGTCATCAGAAGAAAACAAAAGAGATTCTTAAAAGAAAAACAGAGACATCAGATGTAG
- a CDS encoding DUF4004 family protein has protein sequence METDLISKKEVLEQTGISYGQLYRWKRKNIIPESWFIKKSSFTGQETFFPREKMLSRIDTIKEMKDDYSLDELSDFFSPNPTKIEVHADELPSHNILSEDTLSFCTTLLPARKVFEFPDILNMSIIEKAKRIQVPREELQTLFLFLHEKFTPLKDSSLELVGLRKGEEYIWMLLPLHSELLVDHLAQTVLKFDLQQTMEELKITLTNSRGV, from the coding sequence TTGGAAACAGATCTTATTTCTAAGAAGGAAGTATTGGAACAGACCGGGATTTCGTATGGTCAGCTCTACCGTTGGAAACGAAAGAACATTATTCCTGAGAGTTGGTTTATTAAGAAATCCAGCTTCACGGGTCAGGAAACGTTCTTTCCCAGGGAAAAAATGCTTTCACGCATCGATACAATCAAAGAGATGAAGGATGATTATTCACTGGATGAACTATCCGATTTCTTTTCACCAAATCCAACTAAGATTGAAGTACATGCAGATGAATTACCTTCGCACAACATTCTATCGGAAGATACCTTATCCTTTTGTACAACACTTCTACCGGCAAGAAAGGTATTTGAGTTTCCAGATATATTAAATATGTCGATTATTGAGAAGGCGAAAAGGATACAAGTCCCAAGAGAAGAACTGCAAACTTTATTTCTTTTTCTTCATGAGAAGTTCACTCCACTGAAAGATTCTTCCCTTGAACTTGTTGGTCTTCGTAAAGGAGAGGAATATATATGGATGCTCCTTCCTCTTCATTCCGAATTGCTTGTTGACCATTTAGCACAGACCGTATTGAAATTCGATTTACAACAGACGATGGAAGAATTGAAAATCACGTTAACAAATTCAAGAGGGGTATGA
- a CDS encoding potassium channel family protein: protein MASIVTIGAIIFILVNLIYFFKDKHFKYSYFSTTLFYKLFFVLFSIMIAFAVLYYVLSFENPMLRVSSPTGKPVEHTFLNYLYYSGVTILSVGYGDYIPTGHIRFFALLEAAIGLLLPTAYFMKVLESKGKEDREYNK, encoded by the coding sequence TTGGCAAGTATCGTTACAATCGGAGCCATCATTTTCATCCTGGTAAACTTGATCTATTTCTTTAAGGATAAGCATTTCAAATACAGTTATTTTAGTACAACGCTTTTTTATAAGCTGTTTTTCGTACTTTTCAGTATCATGATCGCATTTGCTGTACTCTATTATGTCCTGTCATTTGAGAATCCTATGCTGCGTGTCAGTTCACCCACTGGGAAGCCGGTAGAGCATACGTTTCTCAATTATCTCTATTACAGCGGGGTGACGATCCTGTCCGTCGGGTACGGAGATTATATCCCGACAGGCCATATCCGATTCTTTGCACTGCTTGAGGCAGCCATAGGATTGCTGCTTCCTACGGCCTATTTTATGAAGGTATTGGAGTCGAAGGGAAAAGAGGATAGGGAGTATAATAAATAG
- a CDS encoding YbaN family protein translates to MAAIKKIKKMIYILLGLLFMGIGIVGVVLPLIPTTPLLLLASFFFVRGSERFEVWFKGTSVYKMHLEGFIRHRSMTLRQKVTLLIFSDIMILIPLILSDSMIVKVILSLIIVYKYYYFIFKIRTVAVRGD, encoded by the coding sequence GTGGCCGCAATAAAGAAAATCAAGAAAATGATTTATATATTATTAGGTTTGTTATTTATGGGGATCGGGATTGTAGGCGTCGTACTGCCTCTCATACCAACGACTCCACTTTTATTGTTAGCATCCTTTTTCTTTGTAAGGGGATCCGAACGATTTGAGGTTTGGTTTAAAGGAACCAGTGTATATAAGATGCATTTAGAAGGTTTTATTCGTCATCGATCCATGACACTGCGCCAGAAGGTTACGCTGCTGATTTTTTCAGACATCATGATTCTCATCCCGCTGATTTTATCGGATAGTATGATAGTGAAAGTGATCCTGAGTTTGATCATTGTGTATAAGTATTATTATTTTATTTTTAAAATAAGGACTGTAGCAGTTCGGGGGGATTGA
- a CDS encoding ATP-dependent Clp protease ATP-binding subunit, whose product MKCQVCQHKQATVEVYKQVNGHKSSMKMCSACFQKQQAPSGTHGGFPFEELFKGMSMGGNPNDGFHNQQSSPQTQFGNGGNGVIDQFGRNVTGAAKAGLIDPVIGRDKEVNRVIEILNRRNKNNPVLIGEPGVGKTAIAEGLALKIVAGDVPSKLLNKEVYVMDVASLTAGTGVRGSFEERLKAIISELQNRQNVMLFIDEVHQLVGAGSAEGSMDAGNILKPALARGDLQVIGATTLKEYRQIEKDAALERRFQPVMVNEPTPEEAIEILRGLKDKYEDYHGVEFTAEAIEACVKLSHRYIQDRFLPDKAIDLMDEAGSKVNLQSEGNDKSAILKKLNDVREKKELATKEENYEQAAILRDQEAELERQVGEGGSDSKALVEKDLIQTIVESKTGIPVGKLQSDDRMRMKALEENLAGKVIGQEDAVRKVAKAIRRSRAGLKAKHRPIGTFLFVGPTGVGKTELTKTLAEELFGSKDSMLRLDMSEYMEKHSVSKLIGSPPGYVGHEESGQLTERVRRNPYSIILLDEIEKAHPDVQHMFLQILEDGRLTDSQGRTVSFKETVIIMTSNAGVTDKKEAAVGFNTGSTDAVKETNILQSLGAYFKPEFLNRFDSIIEFESLDKGELLQILDLMLDELKVELKEQGITVTIDENAKNKLVELGYHPEFGARPLRRVIQERVEDKIADLLLDTDGITDVVISLENDEIIVK is encoded by the coding sequence ATGAAATGCCAAGTATGTCAACACAAGCAAGCAACGGTTGAAGTGTATAAGCAAGTGAATGGTCATAAGTCCAGTATGAAGATGTGTTCAGCTTGCTTTCAAAAGCAGCAAGCGCCTTCTGGAACACATGGAGGATTTCCGTTTGAAGAGTTGTTTAAAGGGATGAGCATGGGAGGAAATCCAAATGATGGATTCCACAATCAGCAATCATCTCCTCAAACCCAATTCGGAAATGGAGGAAATGGAGTTATCGATCAGTTTGGTCGCAATGTGACAGGAGCAGCCAAAGCTGGATTGATTGACCCTGTTATCGGAAGGGACAAGGAAGTGAATCGCGTCATTGAAATTTTAAATCGCCGCAATAAGAATAACCCGGTACTTATCGGTGAGCCCGGCGTGGGTAAAACGGCTATCGCTGAAGGGTTGGCCCTTAAAATTGTAGCAGGTGATGTTCCATCCAAGTTATTAAATAAAGAAGTGTATGTAATGGATGTTGCTTCACTAACTGCCGGTACAGGGGTTCGCGGTTCTTTTGAAGAACGTTTAAAAGCCATCATCAGCGAACTTCAGAATCGACAAAACGTGATGTTATTTATTGATGAGGTTCATCAATTAGTTGGGGCGGGTTCCGCAGAAGGCTCCATGGACGCAGGAAATATTCTAAAACCAGCTTTAGCCCGGGGCGATTTGCAAGTAATCGGGGCTACCACATTGAAGGAGTACCGCCAAATTGAAAAAGACGCAGCACTTGAGCGTCGTTTTCAGCCAGTGATGGTAAATGAGCCGACACCTGAGGAAGCCATTGAAATCCTTAGAGGATTAAAAGATAAATATGAAGACTATCATGGAGTCGAGTTTACCGCAGAGGCCATTGAAGCTTGTGTGAAACTATCCCATCGATATATTCAGGATCGATTCTTACCTGATAAAGCCATTGATTTAATGGATGAAGCAGGTTCTAAAGTCAATCTTCAGTCAGAGGGTAATGACAAGTCGGCCATCCTAAAAAAATTGAATGATGTAAGAGAGAAGAAGGAACTGGCAACAAAGGAAGAGAACTATGAACAAGCTGCAATCCTTCGCGATCAAGAAGCAGAATTAGAAAGACAAGTTGGTGAAGGTGGGTCAGACTCCAAAGCACTTGTAGAAAAAGATCTGATCCAGACGATCGTTGAATCGAAAACGGGTATTCCTGTTGGGAAGCTGCAAAGTGATGATCGTATGCGAATGAAAGCACTGGAAGAAAACCTGGCGGGTAAAGTAATCGGACAGGAAGATGCAGTGAGAAAAGTAGCGAAAGCGATCCGCCGCAGCCGTGCAGGATTGAAAGCGAAGCATCGTCCAATCGGCACTTTCCTCTTTGTAGGACCAACAGGTGTAGGTAAAACAGAATTAACGAAAACACTGGCAGAAGAGTTATTCGGATCTAAAGATTCGATGCTTCGATTAGACATGAGTGAGTATATGGAGAAACACTCTGTTTCAAAACTGATCGGTTCACCTCCAGGCTATGTAGGTCATGAGGAGTCCGGTCAATTGACTGAAAGGGTAAGAAGAAACCCTTATTCAATCATTCTCCTGGATGAAATCGAGAAAGCCCATCCGGATGTTCAGCATATGTTCCTGCAAATTCTTGAAGATGGACGCCTCACCGACAGTCAAGGAAGAACGGTCAGCTTTAAAGAGACTGTGATCATCATGACAAGTAACGCAGGTGTGACGGACAAGAAGGAAGCCGCGGTCGGTTTTAATACAGGCAGCACAGATGCGGTTAAAGAAACGAATATTCTTCAATCACTCGGCGCCTATTTTAAGCCTGAGTTCCTGAACCGTTTTGACAGCATCATTGAATTTGAATCGCTTGACAAAGGAGAGCTTCTTCAAATTCTTGACCTAATGCTTGACGAGTTGAAGGTTGAACTTAAAGAGCAGGGGATTACTGTTACCATCGACGAAAATGCGAAGAATAAACTCGTTGAACTGGGGTATCATCCTGAATTCGGTGCACGCCCATTACGTCGTGTGATCCAGGAAAGAGTGGAAGATAAAATCGCTGATTTACTTCTTGATACAGATGGCATAACGGACGTAGTCATTTCACTCGAAAACGATGAAATCATCGTCAAATAA